DNA sequence from the Vicia villosa cultivar HV-30 ecotype Madison, WI linkage group LG3, Vvil1.0, whole genome shotgun sequence genome:
TTGGGTGGAATTTGAATTCAGGATTGTTGTGTAGCTTGGTCATACATCTTTGCAAGTAttccattatcaatacaaacaataAAGGAGATATAGGGTCTCCTTGTCTTAGGCCTCTTCTAGCTTTAAGGATTCTACTGATTTGCCCATAAATGGTATACTTGTATGAGACTGTACTAATGCAGATCATCACCCAGAAAACAAACTCATTAGGGAAATTGAGTTCCTGCATAATCTCTTCCAAAGCTCTCCAATCCACAGTGTCATATGCTTTTTGGACATCCATTTGAACTGTACATCTAGGAGTGAGATGTTTTCTGCTATAACCTTTAATCAGTTCATGTGCTATGATAATATTATCCTGAATGTTCCTGCCTGGCACAAAAGCTGGTTGGCTTTCATTCACAACTTCTCCAATCACTCTGCTCAGTCTTTTGGTGAGAATCTTGGAAATGATTTTGTACAGGGTGGAGCAACAAGCTATTGGTCTAAGGTCTTTAACTGTTTTGGCATCCTTTGTTTTTGGGATCAAAGTTACCAAAGCACAGTTAACTGCAGCATACATTCTTTTGTGGATAAAAAATTCCTGGACCGCTTGGATAACATCATTTTTAACCAATTGCCAACTTCTTTTAAAGAATTTAGCATTGAAACCATCCTCACCAGGGGCCTTATTATcatctatgctttttaaagtcAGCCATATTTCCTCTTCTGTGATAGGACTTATGAGGCTGTTAGCACTCTCCCTTGATAATTGATTGCCATTCCTCAGCACTTCAATGTTAACATGAGTCAAGTTGTTAGCTGCAGTCCCAACAAGCTTACCATAGAAGTGCAAGATCTCTTTTTCAATAGCAGCAAAATCCTCTAATTTTTTACCTCCATTATCCTCCAGTTTAggcatatgtgtttgtttgtttttctcCTTCAAATTTGCATAGAAATATTTGTTGTTCCCATCTCCTAGTTGAAGCCAAGCAATCTTAGATTTCTGTTGAAGCACCTTCTCTTCAGTTTCATTCAACATTTCTATCTCCACAGTTAAACTCTTGGCTACCCGAAGAAGCTCCCCATTAAAAGGCTCCTTACTCAGGTCATTCTGAGTTTTCTCCAGCTCCACCCTACATTCCTGGACTCTCTTCATTCTATGATTAATACTCTTGTTCAGCTCATTCAAACTAGGTTGTAATCTCTTCAATTTCTGCCATATTTTGTACTGTGGCCTGCCATTTACATTTTGGGTCCAACTTTTGGAAATAACTTCATCATAACCCACAGCTTCAGTGCTACAGTTAAGGAATTTAAACCGATGTTTTCTTTTGACTGGCAGAGTGTCTGTACTATGCAAATTGAGGAGCAGAGGTGAATGATCAGATATGAATGGATTCAACACAACAACTTCACTATCTGGGAATTGCAAGTGCCAGTCAGTGTTGCAAAGAGCTCTATCAAATCTGGAATGAATGAGGTTCACAGTGTGCTTATTTGACCAAGTGAAATGGTTCCCGATTGTTGAATGCTCAGTTCAGTTAGTCCAGTTGCCTTCATCATGTCCTCTAAATCCACATATTCATTAGGTTGTACATCATTTCCACCAATTCTGTCATGGATTTTCAGAACATTATTATAATCTCCAATAAGGATCCAGGGTCCTTTCCCACTCCCCTGTTTCCTCCTAATATTGTCCCACAACTCTTTCCTTTTGCTAAGCAAATTATGAGCATATATGGCAGATAAAGAATGAGAGAATTGACCTTGTTTATCATAAAAGCTACTATGAATTACCTGATCTGTGGAGCTCTCAAATTTCACATCCCATTGCTGAGGATCCCACATGATCCATACTCTACCATTATGATGATCTTTGTAGTTATCCAGGTAGTTATTTCTAACAGcctcttttttctcttcttttactCTTGTTTCTACTAAGACAGCACTACTCACATGTAATCTTTTGAGGTGGGCTCCAACCTCCTTTATTCTAGCTGCTTTATTGAGCCCTCTCACGTTCCAGCTTACTATCATGGTACTTCAAATCCCCCACCCTCAAAATAGTTTCCAATTTTGAGAGAAGCAAATCCATTTGTACACGCAACTTCTGGTTCAGGGGAACTTCCTTTTGCAGTTGTCTTTCCTTTTTGGCTCCCATTAACTACTGTGGTCCATTCCTCAGTTTCTTGCTCAACAGGGACCACTCTTTCCTCTCCAGTAGTCTTACTTCCCTCTGGTTGGTCAAGTCCCTTAGCCACTTGCTTCTGTTGCCATTGTTGTTTTACTTCAGTTTGTTTCTTTTCCACCTCTTCCTTCTTTTTGCAGATGTGACCTACTTTGTTACAAATGGAGCAAAATGGTGGTCTCCATTCATAATCCACCATTTGCGTCTGTCTTCCACCTGCTGGGTTGCAAATAATTATTTCAGTTTACAAATCCCTTGTAACATCAACTTCAATTAGAACTCTGGCATATGACACTCTCAATTTCCTAGCAGTACACTCATCCGTCATGATAGGCTTCCCTATAGCACTAGCTATTTTCCCAATACTCTCATCTCCCCACATATGAAGAGGCAGTTGTGGAAATATAACCCAAATGGGAATAACTCGTAGTATATCTTCCTGCAAATTGAATGTAGGCGACCATTCATACAACAGGATCGGTTTCTTATAAATTGAGTAAGGCCCACCCTTGAGTACTGCATCTCTATCCTTCCTTGTCCTAAACCGCACCAGAAAATACCCCTCCTCATGGTAATATAGATCAGGCAAAGTCGCAAAGTTCCATGTGCTCATCATGAATCGTTTCACTGCATTCATAGTTAGTCCTTCCCCTATTTCATATAGGATAAGTGCATCTGCCCAGAAATCCAGTTCAGATTGGATATCCTTTTCGTCGATAGTGACCTCAATCATTCCATCTACAACTTTCGGTGCCGTATATTTCAGCCCCATTCCGTTTGCTGGCAACCTGTTTCCTTTAATCACATCCACCCATAGTTGCGGTGGCTTTTGTTCACCCTCATTCTCCTTCATCTCTTTTTCCTTTTCCCCTTTCTCTTCCACAATTATTTCCAAACCCAGTGTCTCCGGAATCTTCCCCGCTGTCATAGTAATTGATCCACTTGTACTCCCTTTTTCCATGGAACTAGGcgagaaaaccctaattctcaCTGGCGGAGTCTGCGCCGCCTTCTTTTTCGGCCGGCCTCGACCCATTGCAACCCTAATTGCGCCAACTCCCTTCACTGATTTCTCCTACTGATTTGATCCCTAGTCCTAAGACTAGGAATTTAAATCTCCTCAGTAGTCGAAGATCTCGAAGTTTGTTGGAGAACAATCTGTTATCGGAGTAATCTCAGTCGTCGGATCGTTAGGTCACCGGAAATCGCCTGCACAAATCATTTCTTAAattcaaacacaaaaaatattatttttatttaggtatcatttacaaaaatatttggatcaatattaaattttcatatataaaaatatttagatcaataatagatttttggaataaatttttcccgtatatcattttttactaaaaaaaattcgatcataaataccatttttcgtatataaaaaaaaaaatatatatatatatatatatatatatatatatatatatatatatatatatatatatatatatatatatatatatatatatatatatatatatatatatatatatcaataatagatgttttttgtggaagaaagaagtgagaaagtgataaaagagaaaaaatagagaatggagaCACATTTGATAAGttcgataaaatataagagttgtgttattttaataataaaattaagaactttatggtgcaaAGACCAAAAAGCCGCGATTTTAATtagtggcaaaaaatcaaataagagtatttttAACTTTTGCATAGccattaattattttcttatattatagatattaaTTTATACTAAGATAACAAAAGAGTATTATAATAAATTTCAGagcaacaaatttttttatattatagattgttATTTGTTTCTCTTATGATAAAAAATATGTTCATAACAAGCACTCTCACAATTAAGTTAGTtagtattttttttctataattgAAATTAGAATTAAGCAATATTGGCATTTTATAGGAATAGAGTATATATATGATTCTCAATAAGACTAAAACTGAAATGAAAGTATAACAAAGAATATGATTTATTTGATCATGTGTTATATAATATAGAcacacaaaaatatataaaatgaaagaatcataataaattaaaacagAAGCGAACAAATACATTTGACATATCTAGTAATATGATAAGTTATTCATTATCATACATAACATATCTTTCAGAACTTTGAGCGCCTACACTCAGCAGGAATTCCTTGTGGGAATCGCTTAAGATCATTGCAGTAATTATATATCATGAAGTACTTCTGAACCCATCTCAATCTTCTTCTACCATAAGCATCAAGTTCATTGTTGTTCTGCAGTGTAGAATCAGAGAACGAATTGGAAGACACAGAGGAAAGTTCAGTGGCTTTGAAATTGCGATAGTAAGCTGTAAAGGGTGCTTTGGACCAATCTGTTTTCACCAAACCGCCTCTTGTAGCCCAATCATCAGCATTCCATAGACTTGAATAGATTCTCATTGGTTGGTTCTTTGGGAATGGGACACCAACAGATTCAGCATTCTTGAACAGTCTTATGGGAATGTTGTCAACTAAGAATCTGCAGTTAGTTATATGAATTTGTTAGTTTATGCTTGAAGCACATAATTGAAATGTTTATACGAACTATTTAATATGATTTGATTACTTACATAATGTGTTGTGGTTTCCATTTGATAGAGTAAGTGTGGAAGTTCTTGGTCGGGTCGAACCAAAGGTAGAATTGTTGTTCTCTGTTTCCTTTGCCTTGAGAAAACACATTTGTGTGGAGAATGTAAGGATCACCACTAACATTCCCCAAAAactcaaaatcaatttcatcGTGAGTTGGTCCTTGTGATGACAACTGAAACCAGTGAAAATCATATACTATTATTAATGACAACAGCACAAATGCACAATACAAAGAAGCAAAATAGAAACAAAACACATAGCTAGAGAGACAAGTAAAGTATTTGATATCATGAAGAAGCTAAGTGTTAAAGTTTCACAAAATCAGTGTGTTAAGGTGATTAGTTTGGTGCACTTACGTAGTAAGCAGTGACGGTTCCAGCAGAGTTTCCAGCAACAAGTTTGAGTTGCATATCAATTCTACCAAATAAGTATTCTTTCTTGGATTGAAAGCCAGAGCCAGAGGCTTTGTCTAGAGAAAGAGATAGAAGCTGTCCACCATTGAATATCTTAGCACGATGATCACCCCATGTTAGATCAAAGTCTTGGTTGAAATTAGCAGCACATGTAGCTACCAAGGAGCTAATTATCATAACTCCAGCAAGCATATTAATGTGAATAGAAGAAGCCATTGGACACAAAAGTGTTTGTTATTTAGTAATAGTTGTGATGTGAATGATATAATATTATGTTAGAAAGAGGGTTTATATATACGTTGGTGGTATCATGTATTTGAATGAGAATACGTAGGGTGGGGGTGGGACGCGTGAAGGGAAGGTAGGGAAATGGATTCCTCAAAAGCTGGTGACAGCTTTGCAAGTTTTGAGAGCTGGAACATTTTGTTTGGtcattgatattttaaatatGCTTATACTTTTTGTTTTCTTCAACAATGATGCTTTTTTATTTACTCAAGTTGAACAATGATGCTAATAGTTATGGTTTGGGTTTATGCATTGAACTAACGTTATGAATTTGTACTGATCAATGATGATTATCACAGCGTCCTAATTATGAATTTTATATGATTTGGACCAAACAAATTGGAACGGAAATTAGGTGGTGGAAGCCAACTAGATGTGGATGTGATGAAGGAacctatattttaataatttttaataacattttaaatttctaattttgatctttttggagAGACCCTTTTGAAAGCATCCCACAGGAAACTctaaaatacaatatataaacttctggaaaatattttgaagaattttgtggaaattttgaaaaaatgtcTATAACACTGCTCTTATTTTAAAACATTTAAGATAGATTATAGACAGCTTCTTCACTACTAAACATAATTTCAACCTGTAAGCATCATTAGATCTAACGACGACGGAGAGGAAGTGAAGATTCTCAATTCTtatgtgtatttttgaaaaagTCATAGCGTCTGTTTGTTTCCACGGTAGCATCCCATAAAACGTGCGTTTAGTGTAAAGCTTGGATTTCTAGCTTTTGAATATCACGGTAAAAAGTGTATTGGAACGCGATAAATCAAGCCTGGACGCTGAACCAAACACATGCATAAATTATTTTTCCACTTATGTATatatttgaaattaattttatttgcaGTTGATATATTTGACcctaatttgaaatttctgacaTGAGTCACGAGATCACCAATAATGGCATGACCTGCTTATCCCGATCGTTGTGCTGATCCTGCTAGCTTTGTTTAAGCTTTCATAGCCACAGCTgcatttaatttctattttgctGACATGTTTGAAtggaaatatataaataaagCCACGAAAAAATACTAGGGATATGTAaagcaatttttttttgaatggaTTATGTAAAATTAAATTTTCAGAGTGTGTTTGAACAATgtaattagaaattttataaaaaatttaaaatcttaagtaatttaaattatttaattaaaattcatttactttaaattattttatttgaatattatattacGATAATTGATAATTTGTTGTTAAATTTTTAGGatcatttattataaaatttaaattttttggaccaaattaaaaatggaaaagtagggacgaatttttaatttttaaaaatttaaaggaccaaattattaatttaaaaattattaagaattaatttgtaattttttaaaaaattttaggatcaattttataattttgaaaaatatgaggatcaatttacaaaatttaaaaaatatgaggacaaatttacaaaatttgaaaaatatgagtaacaaatatattatatggattgagaggaatttcaaatactttggttttttatgtcattttaaaattattaaatttaacttagataaaatactctataaatttttatcactttaacaatccttcatttttgtatccagacaataaattttgtacaaattattttaaatttcttcaaaacattacattacctcattaaaatacTTTATTCAAACACACTTTAAAAGTGtactaattttataataatttatatttagaattgatttttttagtacaatatttaaaattaattttgaatgtaAAAATTAATTCTAAGTCAAAGTTTTATCATCTCTttctttaaattataattaaattttgatactaaataatttttctcaaaaaaatcaaatatattaaaattagttttactccaaaaacaaatcaaaaacaaacaaaagtgacAATTTAAATTAGTGTGAGAAAAACAATGGAGAAGTTCTCCCAAACCCAAAGCATGTCCTTGGAATGAGGACCGTATGATGGACTCTCGAAGGCGGTTGTCATacttacaaaataaattaataatttgtttacatgtattatttactattattattttctttgtcATTAAATCTAGAAAATATGTTAAATGAAATGTAGGTAGTACTTCTCTCGCCTAAATATAAGACTAATAAAAGATTTGTTATGTGATAAGCCATCTACAGTTCATCAAGTGGAGAAAACAAATTCAGTTCCTAGTGATAAACCCTTTGTCAAAAGTCTACAAAAATTGTTTGAGAAAAATAACTGTGAGGTAGAAGTATTATGGGAAAGTCAAATATTGATTAGAAAAATGGAACATTTTGTTATTTGAGTTTTTTTAgagtaacatttttttttaaaagacatATCATATATTCATTCAAAATTTTAAGGTGAGTTCTCTCATTTATAAAATGTTTAATCTCCACTTTTCTAATTAATGTAAGACTTTTCTATAACACTTCCAACTCACACTTGTTTTTCCCAACACTCTCACTCAAATATGAGTCTATCCACAAAGCTCTCCTCAAGCGGAAGCTTTTTCATCCACATACATTTGTACCACCTTTAAAACTTTTTCAACGGAACATTCCTTCTGCCCACCACCATGTATGGAAGACTTTCGGTACAAGTGAGTTAATCCTTCACTCAAATTAACGGCTCATGATACCATTATTGGATCATCAATTTGGGGTTAAAGTGAATGACTGACTCACTTGTATCAAAAGT
Encoded proteins:
- the LOC131661569 gene encoding xyloglucan endotransglucosylase/hydrolase 2-like encodes the protein MASSIHINMLAGVMIISSLVATCAANFNQDFDLTWGDHRAKIFNGGQLLSLSLDKASGSGFQSKKEYLFGRIDMQLKLVAGNSAGTVTAYYLSSQGPTHDEIDFEFLGNVSGDPYILHTNVFSQGKGNREQQFYLWFDPTKNFHTYSIKWKPQHIIFLVDNIPIRLFKNAESVGVPFPKNQPMRIYSSLWNADDWATRGGLVKTDWSKAPFTAYYRNFKATELSSVSSNSFSDSTLQNNNELDAYGRRRLRWVQKYFMIYNYCNDLKRFPQGIPAECRRSKF